From Eptesicus fuscus isolate TK198812 chromosome 13, DD_ASM_mEF_20220401, whole genome shotgun sequence, the proteins below share one genomic window:
- the HRAS gene encoding GTPase HRas isoform X1: MTEYKLVVVGAGGVGKSALTIQLIQNHFVDEYDPTIEDSYRKQVVIDGETCLLDILDTAGQEEYSAMRDQYMRTGEGFLCVFAINNAKSFEDTHQYREQIKRVKDSDDVPMVLVGNKCDLAARTVESRQAQDLARSYGIPYIETSAKTRQGVEDAFYTLVREIRQHKVPKPSPPDEGGPGCMSCKCLLS; encoded by the exons ATGACCGAGTAtaagctggtggtggtgggggccggcGGCGTGGGGAAGAGCGCCCTGACCATCCAGCTCATCCAGAACCACTTCGTGGACGAGTACGACCCCACCATCGAG GACTCCTACCGGAAGCAAGTGGTCATTGACGGGGAGACGTGTCTGCTGGACATCCTGGACACGGCGGGCCAGGAGGAGTACAGCGCCATGCGGGACCAGTACATGCGCACCGGCGAGGGCTTCCTCTGTGTGTTCGCCATCAACAACGCCAAGTCCTTCGAGGACACCCACCAGTACCG AGAGCAGATCAAGCGGGTGAAGGACTCGGACGACGTGCCCATGGTGCTGGTCGGGAACAAGTGTGACCTGGCTGCGCGCACCGTGGAGTCTCGGCAGGCGCAGGACCTCGCCCGCAGCTATGGCATCCCCTACATTGAGACTTCCGCCAAGACGCGCCAG GGCGTGGAGGACGCCTTCTACACGCTGGTGCGCGAGATCCGGCAGCACAAGGTGCCCAAGCCGAGCCCGCCAGACGAGGGCGGCCCCGGCTGCATGAGCTGCAAGTGCCTGCTCTCCTGA
- the HRAS gene encoding GTPase HRas isoform X2 yields the protein MTEYKLVVVGAGGVGKSALTIQLIQNHFVDEYDPTIEDSYRKQVVIDGETCLLDILDTAGQEEYSAMRDQYMRTGEGFLCVFAINNAKSFEDTHQYREQIKRVKDSDDVPMVLVGNKCDLAARTVESRQAQDLARSYGIPYIETSAKTRQGSRSGSGSGTLWDPPGPP from the exons ATGACCGAGTAtaagctggtggtggtgggggccggcGGCGTGGGGAAGAGCGCCCTGACCATCCAGCTCATCCAGAACCACTTCGTGGACGAGTACGACCCCACCATCGAG GACTCCTACCGGAAGCAAGTGGTCATTGACGGGGAGACGTGTCTGCTGGACATCCTGGACACGGCGGGCCAGGAGGAGTACAGCGCCATGCGGGACCAGTACATGCGCACCGGCGAGGGCTTCCTCTGTGTGTTCGCCATCAACAACGCCAAGTCCTTCGAGGACACCCACCAGTACCG AGAGCAGATCAAGCGGGTGAAGGACTCGGACGACGTGCCCATGGTGCTGGTCGGGAACAAGTGTGACCTGGCTGCGCGCACCGTGGAGTCTCGGCAGGCGCAGGACCTCGCCCGCAGCTATGGCATCCCCTACATTGAGACTTCCGCCAAGACGCGCCAG GGCAGccgctctggctctggctccggGACCCTCTGGGATCCTCCGGGACCCCCGTGA